The window GGTAGCCGAGGGTATGGTGGTAAAAACCAGCAGCCCGCGGGTCAGGATGGCCCGGCGCCTGAATGTGGAACTGCTCCTTTCCAACCACAAGATGGAGTGCCCCACCTGCATCCGCAATCTCAACTGCGAACTCCAATCCCTGGCCCAGGAACTGGGGATCCGGCAGGTCCGCTTTGAGGGTAAAAAGAGTGAGTACCCTATAGACGATTCCACACCGGCTATCATCCGGGAGCCTGATAAGTGCATCCTCTGCCGCCGTTGCGTGGCCGTGTGCGAAAAGGTCCAGGGGGTAAAGGCCATCGCCCCCATGGGCCGCGGCTTTAATACTGTCATCGCCCCGGCCTTCCAGGATAAACTCCTGGACACCGCCTGCGTGGAGTGCGGCCAGTGCACCCTGGTGTGCCCGGTAGGCGCATTATACGAAAAGGATTATACCGGTGAGGTCTGGGCGTCCCTGGCCGACCCAGAAAAATTCGTTGTCGTCCAGACGGCACCGGCCACCCGGGTGTCCATTGGCCAGGAGTTCGGCCTGCCTCCGGGGAGCATCAACACCGGCCAGATGGTGTCGGCTTTAAGGCGCCTGGGCTTTGACAGGGTCTTTGATACCGACTTTTCCGCCGACCTGACCATTATGGAAGAAAGCTCCGAGTTTATTGAGCGATTTACCAAGGGTGGCCCCCTGCCGTTAATCACCTCCTGCAGCCCGGGCTGGATAAAGTTCATGGAGCACTTCTACCCCGAGCTTATACCCAACGTCTCCACCTGCAAGTCGCCCCAGCAGATGTTCGGTGCTGTGGCCAAGACTTACTATGCCCAGAAGGCCGGTATAGATCCGGCCAGGATGGTGGTCGTCTCCATCATGCCATGCACTGCCAAGAAATTCGAGTGCCAGCGGCCGGAGATGCGAGACAGCGGCTATCAGGACGTGGACTACGTCCTCACTACGCGCGAGCTGGCGCGGATGATCAGGGAAGCGGGGATTGATTTCAAGAGCCTCCCCGAAGAGCAGTATGACGACCCCCTGGGCGAATCCACCGGCGCAGGGGTCATTTTCGGCGCTACCGGCGGAGTTATGGAGGCGGCCCTGCGTACCGCCTACGAGCTGATTACCGGTAAGACACTGCCTTCCCTGGACTTTTACGAGGTCCGCGGTCTCAAGGGCATTAAGGAAGCGACCGTCGATATCGAGGGCACCAAAGTCAGGGTAGCCGTGGCTCACAGCCTGGGCCACGCCCGGCAGCTTTTAGAGCGGGTCAAGGCCGGGGAGCAGTATCACTTCATTGAAATCATGTGCTGCCCCGGTGGCTGCATCGGCGGCGGTGGGCAGCCCATCCCCACCAACACCGCAATCAGGGAGCAGCGCATCAAGGGCATCTACCAGGCCGACGTCGAAATGCCTATTCGTAAGTCCCATGAGAACCCCTCCATCCAGGCCC of the Thermanaeromonas sp. C210 genome contains:
- a CDS encoding NADH-dependent [FeFe] hydrogenase, group A6 encodes the protein MSTVNLTIDNIPVEVETGTTILQAAAKAGIHIPTLCYLEGINEIGACRVCVVEVEGARNLMASCVTPVAEGMVVKTSSPRVRMARRLNVELLLSNHKMECPTCIRNLNCELQSLAQELGIRQVRFEGKKSEYPIDDSTPAIIREPDKCILCRRCVAVCEKVQGVKAIAPMGRGFNTVIAPAFQDKLLDTACVECGQCTLVCPVGALYEKDYTGEVWASLADPEKFVVVQTAPATRVSIGQEFGLPPGSINTGQMVSALRRLGFDRVFDTDFSADLTIMEESSEFIERFTKGGPLPLITSCSPGWIKFMEHFYPELIPNVSTCKSPQQMFGAVAKTYYAQKAGIDPARMVVVSIMPCTAKKFECQRPEMRDSGYQDVDYVLTTRELARMIREAGIDFKSLPEEQYDDPLGESTGAGVIFGATGGVMEAALRTAYELITGKTLPSLDFYEVRGLKGIKEATVDIEGTKVRVAVAHSLGHARQLLERVKAGEQYHFIEIMCCPGGCIGGGGQPIPTNTAIREQRIKGIYQADVEMPIRKSHENPSIQALYREFLGKPLSAKSHHLLHTSYTPRGKY